In one window of Malassezia japonica chromosome 9, complete sequence DNA:
- the BNA1 gene encoding 3-hydroxyanthranilate 3,4-dioxygenase (COG:E; EggNog:ENOG503PKFA), with amino-acid sequence MITPPFNFQQWVDDHRHLLKPPVGNKCLLRTDGYFVMVVGGPNERTDFHYQPTEELFYQVQGTMYLRVVDDGQFKEIEIKEGEMFLLPANTLHSPKRLADTVGVVLERAREEPGKPVEIHSARFLSKDLFTELPRLLKVWAEDASLRVCKECGHQASALESPHCPRM; translated from the exons ATGATCACGCCGCCGTTCAACTTTCAGCAGTGGGTCGACGACCACCGGCATCTGCTCAAGCCGCCAGTAGGCAACAAGtgcctgctgcgcaccgatGGCTACTTTGTGAtggtcgtcggcgggcCGAACGAGCGCACCGACTTCCACTACCAG CCTACGGAGGAGCTCTTTTACCAGGTGCAGGGTACCATGTACCTCCGCGTTGTGGACGACGGCCAGTTTAAGGAGATCGAGATCAAGGAGGGCGAAATGTTCCTCCTGCCCGCCAACACGCTGCACTCGcccaagcgcctcgcggacACAGTCGGcgtggtgctcgagcgggcgcgcgaggagccAG GCAAGCCGGTCGAGATCCACTCGGCGCGGTTCCTGAGCAAGGACCTCTTTACCGAGCTTCCTCGCCTGCTCAAAGTCTGGGCCGaggacgcgtcgctgcgtgtgTGCAAAGAGTGCGGCCACCAAgcctcggcgctcgagtcgccCCACTGCCCTCGTATGTAG
- a CDS encoding uncharacterized protein (COG:J; EggNog:ENOG503P333), whose translation MRNTNTVQDPNSPITLRTRKFITNRLLQRRQMVLDVIHPARPNVSRSELQEKLGEMYKAPKEQCFVFGMRTHYGGGRSTGFALIYDSPESLKLESKFRLVRNGIEPKIEKPSRKLRKERKNRAKKVRGTKKTKGAESKKK comes from the exons ATGCGGAATACTAACACTGTACAGGACCCGAACTCGCCCATCACCCTGCGGACCCGCAAGTTCATCACCAACCGTCtcctgcagcgcaggcAAATGGTCCTGGATGTGATCCACCCCGCTCGCCCTAACGTCTCCCGCAGCGAGCTCCAGGAGAAGCTGGGCGAGATGTACAAGGCCCCCAAGGAGCAGTGCTTCGTGTTCGGCATGCGCACCCACTACGGTGGTGGCCGCTCGACCGGCTTCGCCCTGATCTACGACTCGCCCGAGAGCCTGAAGCTCGAGTCCAAGTTCCGCCTGGTCCGC AACGGCATCGAGCCCAAGATCGAGAAGCCCTCGCGCAAGCTCCGGAAAGAGCGCAAGAA CCGTGCCAAGAAGGTCCGCGGCACCAAGAAGACCAAGGGCGCCGAGTCCAAGAAGAAGTAA
- a CDS encoding uncharacterized protein (COG:O; EggNog:ENOG503Q60V): MHAAMVLAKKLPPSHRVILVERNTHFNHLYVFPRFTVYPGHEHKAFVPYSSIFSESPARKAPKAGGLSERLHAARHEAASSEAPMDATGIEEAILGERKEMRDSHVESHDREASKVTQVSDMINERLHLDDAQGHSEPLPEANGEANGEANGKANGEANGKVNGEVNGEASDTDDRFANAEPHLIVCGQVLSMTDSHVTVRQHSVKEGEVKKAKLWSIDTVDIPYSHLIYALGSHMPDPLRHESYSKEKGIEWMQTAHKRIEDSNEIILVGGGALGVELATDIKTLYKEKKVTLIHSRKQLLPNFDMRIHEVAYAMLQKLGVDVVLGHRLALAEGCPMGSNVKHFDQKKAQPDPAPANGKPQPTIIEPEVPDGEDAPEMRHRIRTTLGLELECDLLLLCTGQQPNSSIMAQFSPPSVNPQSRLVSVLRTLQVMIPHDSDAVQQPFEVVPPCKDCDCFLDHKAAGAEHNHEHDEPQVKPGCYPHIYAIGDVADAYGALNAGYQAWFMGETAAENILRDITRRADSADPATEVPEGESVPMQEFQPGPDMIKLTIGGGKVVTQGAPEPDASLPGKPKRPTITESDDMEDMFIEGVWKSMALADPSDMYL; this comes from the coding sequence ATGCACGCCGCCATGGTTCTGGCAAAGAAGTTGCCACCTTCGCATCGCGTGATTCTGGTCGAACGCAACACGCATTTTAACCATCTCTACGTCTTCCCGCGCTTTACGGTGTACCCCGGTCATGAGCACAAGGCGTTTGTTCCATACTCGTCCATTTTTTCCGAGTCGCCCGCGCGCAAAGCGCCCAAGGCCGGTGGGCTCTCGGAGCGCTTGCACGCTGCAAGGCACGAGGCTGCTTccagcgaggcgccgatgGACGCAACAGGGATTGAGGAAGCGATTCTCGGTGAGCGCAAGGAGATGCGCGATTCGCACGTCGAAAGCCACGATCGCGAAGCTAGCAAAGTCACGCAAGTTAGTGACATGATCAACGAAAGGTtgcacctcgacgacgcacaGGGCCACAGTGAGCCGCTTCCCGAAGCGAACGGCGAGGCGAACGGCGAGGCAAATGGCAAGGCAAATGGCGAGGCAAATGGCAAGGTAAACGGCGAGGTAAACGGAGAGGCAAGCGACACAGACGACCGCTTTGCCAATGCCGAGCCCCATCTGATTGTCTGTGGCCAGGTGCTGAGCATGACCGACTCGCATGTGACGGTGCGCCAGCACAGCGTGAAGGAGGGCGAGGTGAAGAAGGCAAAGCTGTGGTCGATTGACACTGTCGATATCCCCTATTCCCATCTGATCTACGCACTGGGTTCGCACATGCCGGATCCGCTACGCCACGAGTCTTACTCGAAAGAGAAGGGTATAGAGTGGATGCAAACGGCACACAAGCGCATCGAAGACAGCAACGAGATCATCCTGGTGGGTGGCGGCGCTCTTGGCGTGGAGCTTGCTACAGATATCAAGACTTTGTACAAAGAAAAGAAGGTCACGCTGATCCATTCGCGCAAGCAGCTGCTCCCCAACTTTGATATGCGCATCCACGAAGTCGCCTACGCCATGCTCCAAAAGCTGGGTGTGGATGTTGTTTTGGGCCaccgcctggcgctcgcaGAGGGCTGCCCCATGGGCAGCAACGTGAAGCACTTTGACCAAAAGAAGGCGCAGCCCGACCCTGCGCCCGCGAACGGCAAGCCGCAGCCGACCATCATCGAGCCCGAGGTGCCTGATGGTGAAGATGCACCGGAAATGCGCCACCGCATCCGCACGACGCTGGGCTTGGAGCTCGAGTGCGATTTGCTTCTGCTGTGTACCGGGCAGCAGCCCAACTCGTCCATCATGGCGCAATTTTCCCCGCCGAGTGTGAACCCCCAGTCGCGCTTGGTGAGTGTGCTGCGTACGTTGCAGGTAATGATTCCCCacgactcggacgcggtCCAGCAGCCGTTCGAAGTCGTGCCCCCCTGCAAGGACTGCGACTGTTTCCTGGACCACAAGGCGGCCGGAGCCGAGCACAATcacgagcacgacgagcccCAGGTGAAGCCGGGCTGCTACCCCCATATCTATGcgatcggcgacgtggccgaCGCCTATGGCGCCCTGAATGCCGGCTACCAGGCGTGGTTCATGGGCGAGACTGCCGCCGAAAACATTCTGCGCGACATTAcccggcgtgccgactCGGCGGACCCTGCGACGGAGGTGCCCGAAGGCGAGTCGGTGCCCATGCAAGAGTTCCAGCCTGGCCCCGACATGATTAAGCTGACGATCGGCGGAGGCAAGGTGGTgacgcaaggcgcgcctgAGCCtgacgcgtcgctgcccgGCAAGCCGAAGCGCCCGACGATTACCGAGTCGGACGACATGGAAGACATGTTTATTGAAGGCGTTTGGAAGAGTATGGCGCTTGCCGACCCGTCGGACATGTACCTGTAG